From the genome of Gemmatimonadota bacterium, one region includes:
- the purE gene encoding 5-(carboxyamino)imidazole ribonucleotide mutase: MPSSAAPLVGVVMGSKSDFEHMQHCCAMLDELQVPYEARVVSAHRTPDWMFEYAASAESRGLLVIIAAAGGAAHLPGMIAAKSLVPVLGVPIPATLLNGQDALLSIVQMPAGVPVGTLAIGKPGAINAAILASEIVAVRHPEVRNRLRHWRDARRDDVLTQVLP, translated from the coding sequence ATGCCATCGTCCGCCGCCCCCCTCGTCGGGGTCGTCATGGGTTCCAAGTCCGACTTCGAGCACATGCAGCACTGCTGCGCCATGCTCGACGAGTTGCAGGTGCCGTACGAGGCGCGCGTCGTCTCGGCGCACCGTACCCCGGACTGGATGTTCGAGTACGCCGCCTCCGCGGAGTCGCGCGGACTGCTGGTGATCATTGCGGCGGCCGGTGGTGCCGCGCACCTCCCCGGCATGATCGCCGCCAAGTCGCTCGTCCCGGTGCTCGGCGTACCGATCCCCGCCACGTTGCTCAACGGACAGGACGCCCTGCTCTCCATCGTGCAGATGCCGGCCGGCGTCCCGGTGGGGACGCTGGCGATCGGCAAGCCGGGGGCGATCAACGCGGCGATCCTCGCCAGCGAGATCGTGGCGGTGCGGCACCCCGAGGTGCGCAATCGGCTGCGCCACTGGCGCGACGCGCGCCGTGACGACGTCCTGACGCAGGTCCTCCCGTGA
- a CDS encoding SusC/RagA family TonB-linked outer membrane protein has protein sequence MTEAAGGRPLDQAQVVIVGTTLGGLTNADGRFTFRAVTPGNVTVRVLRVGYSEQKKPVTVAAGQAASLEFALTEVALTLAPVVTTATGDQRRVELGNAVASIDAAKIAESGAVQNVNDMLNSRTAGVTVTSGTQTGSGARIRIRGQNSLSLSNDPIFIIDGVRMSNNIGSSNLFTGGAQPSRVGDLNPEEIESMEIVKGPSAATLYGTDAANGVVLITTKRGRAGTARWTIYGEGGMIKDNNTYPTNYTIFGTRVSNGSKLAINGCNLPLVSSGFCTIDSVAKYNLFEDPDVTPLGTGYRNQYGLQLSGGNDLVRYFVSGEREDETGMLELPAFERRRLDTLNIPIRDWTERPNVLGKNSVRANINAAVSPKLDLSASTGFINLAQRYSLESNATAGLGSQAFGGPGCKICAPNRLVGTGILATPLYGYRAWTPGYTWQEKTGQRVNRFLGSFNANWRPTDWLQNRLTVGNDYTNRVDDNLLYRGEGPPITALYRNGFKQNTRADIRNFTVDLGSTASYTPRPWLALKTTGGVQYVNYLFEFGSALGTQLAPGAQTAGAGAVPTASEATTFQKTLGLFVEQAAAINDRLFLTAALRTDQNSAFGTNFQSVYYPKGSVSWIMSDESFFPKWDFLNQFRFRAAIGSSGVQPGPNDALRFYGATTANYRGVDQAAVVYSSIGNPNLKPERSTEFETGFDAKFLNNRYSFELTYYTKTTKDAIISAIQPPSIGGPTTQRVNIGSVANQGWEAFFSAQVVDKKNFAWDVALNASTNSNELVSLGGTPPQLGTTTRAVEGYPIFGLWSRKITGWEDKNSDKILTYNADPNLNEVFVADSFSFSGYGQPRHLMTWTNGIDLFSRRFRVQTMIDYRGGHRWYNNTERIRCVSRQNCNGMQNPDASFEEQAMVVATRNHPSASLDGFLQDGAFARFREMTVQYNLSPDLSQRLFKSRAVSVLLTGRNLALWTKYRGVDPENDYQVTTGADAAGGDFQGLGLPSYYILRVNINR, from the coding sequence GTGACAGAGGCCGCGGGCGGTCGCCCCCTCGATCAGGCGCAAGTCGTGATCGTCGGGACGACGCTTGGCGGCCTCACGAATGCGGACGGTCGTTTCACCTTCCGTGCGGTGACGCCGGGCAACGTGACGGTGCGCGTGCTGCGCGTCGGCTACTCGGAGCAGAAGAAGCCGGTGACCGTGGCGGCGGGCCAGGCGGCGAGCCTGGAGTTCGCGCTGACCGAAGTCGCGCTGACGCTCGCGCCGGTCGTGACGACGGCGACGGGCGACCAGCGTCGCGTCGAGCTCGGGAACGCGGTGGCCTCGATCGACGCGGCCAAGATCGCCGAGTCGGGGGCGGTGCAGAACGTCAACGACATGCTCAACTCGCGTACCGCGGGCGTGACGGTCACGTCGGGGACGCAGACCGGTTCGGGCGCGCGTATCCGCATCCGCGGCCAGAACTCGCTGTCGCTCTCCAACGACCCGATCTTCATCATCGATGGCGTTCGCATGTCGAACAACATCGGGTCGTCGAACCTCTTCACCGGTGGGGCGCAGCCGAGCCGTGTCGGCGACCTCAATCCGGAAGAGATCGAGAGCATGGAGATCGTGAAGGGGCCGTCGGCGGCGACGCTGTACGGCACCGACGCCGCCAACGGCGTAGTCCTCATCACCACCAAGCGTGGGCGGGCGGGGACGGCGCGTTGGACGATCTACGGCGAAGGCGGGATGATCAAGGACAACAACACCTATCCCACCAACTACACGATCTTCGGCACGCGCGTGTCCAACGGGTCCAAGCTGGCCATCAACGGGTGCAACCTTCCGTTGGTGTCGTCGGGCTTCTGCACGATTGACTCGGTGGCGAAGTACAACCTGTTCGAGGATCCGGACGTTACGCCGCTGGGAACGGGCTACCGCAACCAGTACGGGCTGCAGCTGTCGGGCGGCAACGACCTGGTGCGTTACTTCGTCTCGGGCGAGCGCGAAGACGAAACCGGGATGCTGGAGCTCCCGGCGTTCGAACGTCGTCGCTTGGACACGCTCAACATTCCGATTCGGGACTGGACGGAGCGCCCGAACGTGCTGGGGAAGAACAGCGTGCGCGCGAACATCAACGCGGCGGTGAGCCCCAAGCTCGACCTGTCGGCGTCGACCGGCTTCATTAATCTGGCGCAGCGCTATTCGCTGGAGTCCAACGCCACCGCTGGTCTCGGGTCGCAGGCCTTCGGCGGCCCGGGGTGCAAGATTTGCGCGCCTAACCGCCTCGTGGGCACCGGTATTCTGGCGACGCCGCTCTATGGGTATCGCGCCTGGACGCCGGGCTACACCTGGCAGGAAAAGACAGGACAGCGCGTGAACCGCTTCCTCGGCTCGTTCAATGCCAACTGGCGCCCGACCGACTGGCTGCAGAATCGCCTGACGGTGGGCAACGACTACACCAACCGCGTCGACGACAACCTGCTCTATCGCGGCGAGGGGCCGCCGATCACGGCGCTCTATCGCAACGGCTTCAAGCAGAACACGCGCGCCGACATCCGGAACTTCACGGTGGATCTCGGCTCCACGGCGTCGTACACGCCGCGTCCGTGGCTGGCGCTCAAGACTACCGGCGGCGTGCAGTACGTGAACTACCTGTTCGAGTTCGGCTCCGCGTTGGGGACGCAGCTCGCGCCGGGTGCGCAGACGGCTGGCGCGGGCGCCGTCCCGACCGCGTCGGAAGCGACCACGTTCCAGAAGACGCTGGGGCTCTTCGTCGAACAGGCGGCGGCGATCAATGACCGCTTGTTCCTGACGGCGGCGCTGCGCACCGACCAGAACTCGGCCTTCGGCACGAACTTCCAGTCGGTGTACTATCCCAAGGGATCGGTCTCGTGGATCATGTCCGACGAGTCGTTCTTCCCCAAGTGGGACTTCCTGAACCAGTTCCGCTTCCGCGCCGCCATCGGGTCGTCGGGTGTGCAACCGGGCCCCAACGACGCGTTGCGCTTCTACGGCGCCACCACCGCGAACTATCGCGGTGTTGACCAGGCGGCCGTCGTCTACAGCTCCATCGGCAACCCGAACCTCAAGCCAGAGCGGTCGACCGAGTTCGAGACGGGCTTTGACGCGAAGTTCCTGAACAACCGCTACTCCTTCGAGCTCACGTACTACACGAAGACGACGAAGGACGCGATCATCTCGGCCATCCAGCCGCCGTCGATCGGTGGCCCGACCACTCAGCGCGTCAACATCGGCTCCGTGGCCAACCAGGGGTGGGAAGCGTTCTTCTCGGCACAGGTGGTCGACAAGAAGAACTTCGCGTGGGACGTGGCGCTCAATGCCTCCACCAATTCCAACGAACTCGTCTCGCTCGGCGGCACGCCGCCGCAGCTCGGCACCACGACGCGTGCGGTGGAAGGCTACCCGATCTTTGGCCTGTGGTCGCGCAAGATCACGGGGTGGGAAGACAAGAACAGCGACAAGATCCTGACCTACAACGCCGACCCGAACCTCAACGAAGTGTTCGTCGCCGACTCGTTCTCCTTCAGTGGGTACGGGCAGCCGCGCCACCTCATGACGTGGACCAACGGGATCGACCTGTTCTCGCGTCGCTTCCGCGTCCAGACGATGATCGACTATCGTGGTGGACACCGCTGGTACAACAACACGGAGCGCATTCGCTGCGTCTCGCGCCAGAACTGCAACGGCATGCAGAACCCGGATGCCTCGTTCGAGGAGCAGGCCATGGTGGTCGCGACGCGCAACCACCCGTCGGCCTCGCTCGACGGCTTCCTGCAGGACGGCGCCTTTGCGCGCTTCCGTGAGATGACGGTGCAGTACAACCTGAGCCCCGACCTCTCGCAGCGCCTGTTCAAGAGCCGCGCGGTGAGCGTGCTCCTGACGGGACGCAACCTGGCGCTCTGGACCAAGTACCGCGGCGTCGACCCCGAGAACGACTATCAGGTCACCACCGGCGCTGATGCGGCGGGCGGCGACTTCCAGGGTCTCGGCCTCCCCAGCTACTACATCCTCCGTGTCAACATCAACCGCTAA
- a CDS encoding DUF2791 family P-loop domain-containing protein: MASSADPTMTLTAQTELPLVGRRAELGVLRMALDAAAEGKGQTIFLAGESGVGKTRLVQLLAREALRREMFVAAGGAYAAETGIPYGMLSDALVPALRDLPPATLSVLARGAERELAMILHGLSLGRAPSEPLSPHDADHKARLLWNFAQFLQRLADRQPVLLILENAQWSDASSMELVHFLARHVRQAALLLIVTYADDEQELPPALKTTERSLVSRGEAVVRHLEPLTRHDIADVLFRLFALTGDEVTRLAERVHERSRGNPLFVDQLVRHLVESGRVRIEGERWVVGDFDDVGLPATIREALQARMHEVEPGARRVAEVAAVIGTRASLPLLQSVAGLEAQPFADAIDILCARRILREIGEGGLPQYEFVHPLVQLTVAAGLTAARRRALHLTTAREMERTLGAGAIAHAREIARHLVEGDLLAGDVRTLRYVAAAGREALNRHADAEALRLLTDALSIADRVVPAERDAAAYRALCEDLARARARNGDHVGAMTVWEVALSLAVEAGDDLARARLLRRIGLALAFAGRPADGLTYLDRAEAVATAMQRADLAVPVRVAKAMLLHAQGRVAEAKAAVEEVVPVAERTGDAALQALVHRALMQFYGWTGPADVARRHGAAALAHATASGDRALMWWAHWGLAVLEGLGGNSDVVAMHQRHAEHLARELYSPLLQVQTAEIAIEFASGVGEWAEALARADRAIPMARAIAPNTVLPRLLVWTAFIHIARDEFPRGHELLEEAWQISRAHEVEQALREGRSPDAGEVHNAILAHTGMAAYWLAMGEWRRALEFGQRGLAIADAFGYVVWAIHRLLPIIIEAGLWLQEFDLVRRESARLREQSQLMGHRLGLAWANTAEALRLRFEERHPATVPALLAAADELEAIPFPFHAARVRRNAAQVMLADGDADGARHELRRAHDVFARLGAEHELRGTRSEMRALGMRLPARGASEGAFSLTGRELDIARLVARRLTNKEIAVRLDISARTVSTHLSNMFGKLGVDSRGALVDLLRTHPGFSDANE, from the coding sequence ATGGCATCGAGCGCCGATCCCACGATGACGCTGACCGCGCAGACCGAACTCCCCCTCGTGGGGCGCCGGGCCGAGCTCGGCGTTCTGCGGATGGCGCTCGATGCTGCTGCCGAAGGAAAGGGGCAGACGATCTTCCTCGCCGGGGAAAGTGGCGTCGGCAAGACGCGCCTGGTGCAGTTGCTCGCACGCGAAGCGCTCCGGCGCGAGATGTTCGTGGCCGCTGGGGGTGCCTACGCGGCGGAAACAGGGATTCCGTACGGGATGCTGTCGGACGCCCTCGTCCCCGCCTTGCGCGATCTGCCCCCCGCCACGCTATCGGTACTCGCACGCGGTGCCGAGCGCGAGCTGGCGATGATCCTTCACGGGCTGTCGCTGGGACGCGCGCCCAGCGAGCCGCTGTCGCCGCACGATGCCGACCACAAGGCGCGGCTGCTCTGGAACTTCGCGCAGTTCCTGCAACGGTTGGCCGATCGACAGCCCGTCCTCCTGATCCTCGAGAATGCGCAGTGGAGCGACGCGTCGTCGATGGAGCTGGTGCACTTCCTCGCGCGCCACGTGCGCCAGGCCGCGCTCCTCCTCATCGTCACGTATGCGGATGACGAGCAGGAACTTCCGCCCGCCCTCAAGACGACCGAACGCTCGCTGGTCTCGCGCGGCGAGGCGGTGGTGCGGCATCTCGAGCCGCTGACGCGTCACGATATCGCCGACGTGCTCTTCCGTCTCTTTGCACTCACGGGCGACGAGGTGACGCGCCTGGCCGAACGCGTGCACGAGCGCTCGCGCGGCAATCCGCTCTTCGTCGACCAGCTCGTGCGCCACCTCGTGGAATCGGGGCGTGTGCGCATCGAGGGCGAGCGCTGGGTGGTGGGTGACTTCGACGACGTCGGGCTGCCGGCGACGATTCGCGAGGCGCTGCAGGCGCGCATGCACGAGGTGGAGCCGGGGGCGCGCCGCGTGGCCGAGGTGGCCGCGGTGATCGGGACGCGCGCCTCGCTTCCCCTGCTGCAGTCGGTGGCCGGGCTCGAGGCGCAGCCGTTCGCCGACGCCATCGACATCCTGTGCGCCCGACGCATCCTGCGGGAGATCGGGGAAGGGGGGCTCCCGCAGTACGAGTTCGTGCATCCGCTCGTGCAGCTCACGGTCGCCGCCGGGCTCACGGCGGCCCGGCGCCGCGCGTTGCATCTGACGACGGCTCGCGAGATGGAACGAACGCTCGGGGCCGGCGCCATCGCGCACGCCCGCGAGATCGCGCGTCATCTCGTGGAGGGAGACCTGCTCGCGGGAGACGTCCGCACGCTGCGGTATGTGGCGGCGGCAGGGCGTGAGGCACTGAACCGGCACGCCGACGCCGAGGCGCTGCGCCTCCTCACTGACGCCCTCTCGATCGCCGATCGCGTGGTGCCCGCGGAGCGCGACGCCGCCGCCTATCGCGCCTTGTGTGAGGACCTCGCCCGCGCGCGTGCGCGGAACGGTGATCATGTCGGGGCCATGACGGTGTGGGAAGTCGCGCTCTCACTCGCCGTCGAGGCCGGAGACGACCTGGCGCGTGCGCGCCTGCTGCGGCGCATTGGGCTCGCCCTCGCCTTCGCCGGTCGCCCCGCCGACGGGCTGACGTACCTCGACCGCGCCGAGGCGGTGGCCACCGCCATGCAGCGCGCCGACCTCGCCGTCCCTGTCCGCGTCGCCAAGGCGATGCTGCTCCACGCGCAGGGGCGCGTGGCCGAGGCCAAGGCGGCGGTGGAGGAGGTCGTCCCGGTGGCCGAACGCACCGGCGATGCCGCGCTGCAGGCCCTCGTCCATCGCGCCCTGATGCAGTTCTACGGGTGGACGGGGCCTGCCGACGTCGCCAGGCGCCACGGCGCCGCTGCCCTCGCGCATGCGACCGCCAGCGGCGACCGGGCACTCATGTGGTGGGCGCATTGGGGGCTGGCCGTGCTCGAGGGGCTCGGTGGCAACTCCGACGTCGTCGCGATGCACCAGCGCCACGCGGAGCATCTTGCGCGCGAGCTGTACTCGCCGCTCTTGCAGGTGCAAACGGCGGAGATCGCGATCGAGTTCGCCTCAGGAGTCGGGGAGTGGGCGGAGGCGCTCGCCCGCGCCGACCGCGCGATTCCCATGGCGCGCGCCATCGCCCCCAACACGGTCCTGCCGCGTCTCCTCGTCTGGACAGCGTTCATTCACATCGCGCGGGACGAGTTCCCGCGTGGCCACGAACTCCTGGAAGAAGCGTGGCAGATCTCGCGCGCCCATGAGGTGGAGCAGGCGCTGCGGGAGGGGCGGTCGCCCGACGCCGGCGAGGTGCATAACGCGATCCTCGCTCATACCGGGATGGCCGCGTACTGGCTGGCGATGGGCGAGTGGCGCCGCGCGCTGGAGTTCGGGCAACGTGGCCTCGCCATCGCCGACGCCTTCGGGTACGTCGTCTGGGCGATCCACCGCCTGCTCCCCATCATCATCGAGGCGGGGCTCTGGTTGCAGGAGTTCGACCTCGTGCGCCGCGAGAGCGCGCGATTGCGCGAGCAGTCGCAACTGATGGGGCATCGGCTCGGCCTCGCCTGGGCCAACACGGCGGAGGCGTTGCGGCTGCGCTTCGAGGAACGGCATCCGGCGACTGTGCCGGCGCTGCTGGCCGCCGCCGACGAACTCGAGGCGATCCCGTTCCCCTTCCACGCCGCGCGCGTGCGCCGCAACGCCGCACAGGTGATGCTCGCCGATGGTGACGCCGACGGCGCTCGGCACGAACTGCGCCGCGCCCACGACGTCTTCGCCCGACTCGGCGCCGAGCACGAACTGCGCGGGACCCGCAGCGAGATGCGGGCGTTGGGAATGCGACTGCCGGCGCGAGGGGCGAGCGAGGGGGCGTTCTCGCTCACGGGTCGTGAGCTCGATATCGCGCGACTGGTCGCGCGCCGCCTCACCAACAAGGAGATCGCCGTGCGGCTCGACATCTCCGCGCGCACCGTCAGCACCCATCTCTCCAACATGTTCGGGAAGCT
- a CDS encoding S9 family peptidase produces MPSQLCRAIPALAAALTLIASTTSRLPGQGVTGPTLEQLLGAPFPTELTAAPRGGAVAWVLNERGARNIWVATPPAYAGRRLTNYTADDGQEILALTWEPDGASLVFVRGGARNRAGESPNPAQNPTGAESALHRVALGGGAPVRLGGGFAPSIAPDGATLVINRGKLWARSLSNDKADFAEWLNIRGGIGNLRWSPDGSKLAFVSSRGDHAFIGIFEVATRAVRFLAPSVDTDGAPVWSPDGRRVAFVREPASSELYMFRAQRTARPWSILVGDVATGTARTVWTADAGDGSVPHGIVGADQLLWGDGDILVFPWEKDGWNHLYSVPVAGGRATLLTPGEGEVEYVSLSRDRREVLYNTNIGDIDRRHVWRVPVRGGAPVQVTRGEGIEWGQVELSDGSLAVLRSDARTPAHAARLTNAGVATPLAPALLADFPSARLVTPQAVTITAADGMPIPAQLFLPPGAKPGDKRPAAIFFHGGSRRQMLLGYNYMEYYHHAYSLNQYMASRGFVVLSVNYRSGIGYGMKFREADRYGAEGASEFNDVVGAGLFMRSRPDVDPSKVALWGGSYGGYLTAMGLARAPELFATGVDIHGVHDWNVGIRTFIPDYNTLLDPERSRLALESSPLASLDRWKAPVLVIHGDDDRNVSFAETITLVERLRQRNVEVEQLVFPDEVHSFLRHQSWLAVARATTEFLERRLR; encoded by the coding sequence ATGCCCTCCCAGCTTTGTCGAGCGATTCCCGCGCTGGCCGCGGCGCTGACCCTGATTGCGTCCACGACGTCCCGACTCCCGGGCCAGGGAGTGACCGGGCCGACCCTCGAGCAACTCCTGGGTGCCCCGTTCCCGACCGAACTCACCGCTGCGCCGCGCGGTGGGGCGGTGGCCTGGGTGCTCAACGAGCGTGGGGCGCGCAACATCTGGGTGGCGACACCGCCCGCCTATGCGGGACGGCGCCTAACGAACTACACGGCCGACGACGGGCAGGAGATCTTGGCGCTCACCTGGGAGCCCGACGGCGCGTCGCTCGTCTTCGTGCGTGGCGGGGCGCGCAATCGCGCGGGGGAGAGCCCGAATCCGGCGCAGAACCCGACGGGGGCGGAGAGCGCCCTCCATCGCGTGGCGCTCGGCGGCGGGGCGCCGGTGCGACTGGGCGGCGGCTTTGCACCGAGCATCGCGCCAGACGGGGCGACGCTCGTCATCAATCGCGGCAAGCTGTGGGCGCGGTCGCTCTCGAACGACAAGGCCGACTTCGCCGAATGGCTGAACATCCGTGGTGGCATCGGCAACCTGCGGTGGTCGCCCGATGGGTCGAAGCTTGCCTTCGTGAGCAGCCGCGGCGATCACGCGTTCATCGGCATCTTCGAGGTCGCCACACGCGCGGTGCGCTTCCTCGCGCCGAGTGTCGACACCGACGGGGCGCCGGTTTGGTCGCCCGATGGCCGGCGGGTGGCCTTCGTCCGCGAGCCGGCATCGAGCGAGCTGTACATGTTCAGGGCGCAGCGCACGGCGCGCCCGTGGTCGATCCTCGTCGGCGACGTGGCCACCGGTACGGCGCGCACCGTGTGGACCGCCGACGCGGGCGATGGAAGCGTCCCGCACGGGATCGTTGGAGCGGACCAGCTGCTCTGGGGCGACGGCGACATCCTCGTCTTCCCGTGGGAGAAGGATGGGTGGAACCACCTGTACAGCGTCCCGGTGGCCGGCGGTCGCGCGACGCTTCTCACGCCAGGTGAAGGCGAGGTGGAGTATGTCTCCCTCAGTCGTGATCGTCGCGAAGTGCTCTACAACACGAACATCGGCGACATCGATCGACGGCACGTCTGGCGCGTGCCGGTGCGCGGTGGGGCGCCGGTGCAGGTGACGCGCGGTGAAGGGATCGAGTGGGGCCAGGTGGAGCTGAGCGACGGATCGCTCGCCGTGCTGCGATCCGACGCGCGCACGCCGGCGCACGCGGCGCGCCTAACGAACGCCGGCGTGGCCACCCCGCTCGCACCGGCGCTGCTGGCCGACTTCCCCTCGGCGCGCCTCGTGACGCCGCAGGCCGTCACCATCACGGCGGCCGACGGCATGCCGATCCCCGCGCAGCTCTTCCTCCCGCCGGGGGCCAAGCCGGGGGACAAGCGACCCGCGGCGATCTTCTTCCACGGCGGGTCGCGCCGGCAGATGCTCCTGGGCTACAACTACATGGAGTACTACCATCACGCGTACTCGCTCAACCAGTACATGGCGAGCCGCGGCTTCGTGGTGCTGTCGGTGAACTATCGCAGCGGGATCGGCTACGGGATGAAGTTCCGTGAGGCCGATCGGTACGGCGCCGAGGGGGCGAGCGAGTTCAACGACGTGGTCGGGGCCGGGCTCTTCATGCGGTCGCGCCCCGACGTCGACCCATCAAAGGTCGCGCTCTGGGGAGGCTCCTACGGCGGCTACCTCACCGCGATGGGGCTCGCGCGCGCGCCGGAGCTGTTCGCTACCGGCGTGGACATTCACGGCGTGCACGACTGGAACGTGGGCATCCGCACCTTCATCCCCGACTACAACACGCTCCTCGACCCCGAGCGTTCGCGGCTGGCGCTCGAGTCATCGCCGCTCGCCTCGCTCGACCGCTGGAAGGCCCCGGTGCTGGTCATCCATGGCGACGACGATCGCAATGTCTCGTTCGCCGAGACGATCACCCTGGTCGAGCGGCTCCGGCAGCGGAACGTGGAGGTGGAGCAGCTGGTCTTCCCCGATGAGGTGCACAGCTTCCTGCGGCACCAGTCGTGGTTGGCGGTGGCTCGCGCCACGACCGAGTTCCTGGAGCGCCGCCTGCGCTGA